A stretch of Blautia liquoris DNA encodes these proteins:
- a CDS encoding BclA C-terminal domain-containing protein, with product MSGAVGPIGPTGADGATGPTGPTGASAYELAVDNGFDGTEDEWLASLQGATGPTGPTGADGPVGPIGPTGADGATGPTGPTGASAYELAVDNGFDGTEDEWLASLQGATGPTGPTGADGPVGPTGADGATGADGPIGPTGADGPIGPTGADGPIGPTGADGPTGPTGADGPIGPTGADGPTGPTGADGPIGPTGADGPIGPTGADGPTGPTGADGPIGPTGADGPTGPTGADGATGPTGPTGTIINPDIAFAANNQSDTITINLTTPTVISLPDDQTLSGITANTGNTEFTVTEAGLYRIGYQVNVVTPESFASMILINGVTYDPSLVDVGGDINTNSSEVFATLTVGDTISLAVLGEPGTLDLSAGSGATLTIQQIGLS from the coding sequence ATGAGTGGTGCTGTGGGACCTATTGGACCAACCGGCGCTGATGGAGCCACCGGACCGACGGGACCTACTGGCGCAAGTGCTTATGAATTAGCCGTTGACAATGGATTCGACGGAACAGAAGATGAATGGCTTGCGAGTCTGCAAGGGGCTACTGGGCCGACCGGACCTACTGGCGCGGATGGACCTGTGGGACCTATTGGACCAACCGGCGCTGATGGAGCCACCGGACCGACGGGACCGACTGGTGCAAGTGCTTATGAACTAGCCGTTGACAATGGATTCGACGGAACGGAAGATGAATGGCTTGCGAGTCTGCAAGGGGCTACTGGGCCGACCGGACCTACTGGCGCGGATGGACCTGTGGGACCGACTGGCGCGGACGGGGCCACCGGTGCGGATGGACCTATCGGACCGACCGGCGCGGATGGACCTATCGGACCGACTGGCGCGGATGGACCTATCGGACCGACTGGCGCGGATGGACCAACCGGACCGACTGGCGCGGATGGACCTATCGGACCGACTGGCGCGGATGGACCAACCGGACCGACTGGCGCGGATGGACCTATCGGACCGACCGGTGCGGATGGACCTATCGGACCGACTGGCGCGGATGGACCAACCGGACCGACTGGCGCGGATGGACCTATCGGACCTACTGGCGCGGATGGACCAACCGGACCGACTGGCGCGGATGGTGCTACTGGACCCACTGGACCGACTGGTACAATTATTAACCCAGATATTGCTTTTGCGGCTAATAATCAGAGCGATACAATCACAATTAATCTGACTACACCTACAGTTATTTCTTTACCGGATGATCAAACGTTGTCGGGTATTACTGCTAATACAGGAAATACTGAATTTACGGTCACTGAAGCTGGATTATATCGTATTGGATATCAAGTTAACGTTGTGACTCCAGAGAGTTTTGCAAGTATGATCCTTATAAATGGAGTAACGTATGACCCATCTCTTGTTGACGTAGGTGGGGATATTAATACGAATTCTTCTGAAGTATTTGCTACGCTTACAGTTGGAGATACCATTTCTCTGGCTGTTTTGGGAGAACCGGGAACACTGGATCTTAGCGCAGGTTCCGGTGCAACGCTAACCATACAGCAGATTGGTTTATCATAA
- a CDS encoding RNA-guided endonuclease TnpB family protein → MNKAIKFRIYPNKEQGEQFARTFGCCRFLYNVMLEDKMKEYQKSKKRLKNTPAFYKKQYPWLKEVDSLALANVQLHLERAYQNFFRNPQSGFPKFKSKHRSRASYTTNVVNGNIKLEEGKLKLPKMSHVKLVQHRQIPKEYQLKSVTVTQEPSGKYYASLLYTYESQISEEKEAVEKMLGMDFAMSGMAVFSDGSRAEYPMYYRKSEKKLCKEQRKLSHCVKGSRNHEKQRRKVAVCHEKVKNQRKDFQHKLSRKLADSYDAVCVEDLNMKTMSRSLHFGKSVMDNGYGMFLGMLEYKLMDQGKRLVRIDRFYPSSKTCCKCGAVKKELKLSERIYECRCGNRMDRDVNAAINIREEGRKILCA, encoded by the coding sequence TGTTGGAAGATAAGATGAAAGAATATCAAAAAAGTAAAAAGCGGTTGAAGAATACGCCGGCTTTTTATAAAAAACAGTATCCGTGGCTGAAAGAGGTGGATTCACTGGCACTAGCCAATGTGCAGCTTCATCTGGAAAGGGCATATCAGAACTTTTTTAGAAATCCGCAGAGTGGTTTTCCAAAGTTCAAATCAAAACACAGAAGCCGTGCAAGTTATACGACGAATGTAGTAAATGGAAATATCAAACTGGAAGAAGGAAAGCTGAAGCTTCCGAAAATGTCTCATGTAAAACTGGTACAGCACCGACAGATACCGAAAGAATATCAATTGAAATCGGTGACGGTCACTCAGGAACCGTCCGGAAAATATTATGCCAGTCTTCTCTATACCTATGAGAGCCAAATAAGTGAGGAGAAAGAGGCGGTAGAAAAGATGTTGGGAATGGACTTTGCCATGAGCGGTATGGCGGTGTTTTCAGACGGAAGCCGGGCAGAGTACCCGATGTATTACCGGAAGTCAGAAAAGAAATTGTGCAAAGAGCAGAGAAAGTTGTCTCACTGTGTAAAAGGAAGCAGAAATCACGAAAAGCAGAGACGAAAAGTGGCTGTCTGTCACGAAAAGGTAAAAAATCAGAGAAAAGATTTTCAGCATAAGCTGAGCAGAAAATTGGCGGACAGTTATGATGCAGTGTGCGTAGAAGATCTGAACATGAAAACCATGAGCCGGAGTCTGCACTTTGGGAAGAGTGTTATGGATAATGGATATGGAATGTTTCTGGGAATGCTGGAATACAAGCTGATGGATCAGGGAAAGAGGCTGGTGAGAATAGATAGGTTCTATCCATCAAGTAAGACATGCTGTAAATGTGGAGCAGTAAAAAAAGAACTAAAATTATCGGAGCGGATTTATGAGTGCCGTTGTGGAAACCGGATGGACAGGGATGTCAACGCGGCAATCAATATTCGTGAAGAGGGAAGAAAAATATTATGTGCATAA